The Thermodesulfobacteriota bacterium genome has a window encoding:
- a CDS encoding IS66 family transposase: protein FAVLWRKRSLGTYSEKGCRWVERILTVRQTCRLRGQPTFPIVDDAIAAAKGQPPDLSWLKQ, encoded by the coding sequence TTCGCCGTCCTCTGGCGGAAGCGATCCCTCGGCACCTACAGCGAAAAGGGCTGCCGCTGGGTCGAACGGATTCTCACCGTGCGCCAGACCTGCCGCCTCCGCGGCCAGCCCACCTTCCCCATCGTCGACGACGCCATCGCCGCCGCCAAAGGCCAACCTCCGGACCTCTCCTGGCTCAAGCAGTAA